The following proteins are encoded in a genomic region of Protaetiibacter sp. SSC-01:
- a CDS encoding sensor histidine kinase: MTAPAAEQPLEGARGVRRVRPVRPALVRPREVWLAGASVALARHLAWPAALVRTIFAAAAVIGVLWAGLAIFLRGEFGILPFAAASPLLYAWFWALVPRETATPDAPLRREVPVAVALLVAAGVLALLVPVSWLVTWTPLPVGVVEATAAAVAAIVWTLVVDARDERRAASAPRVRAVAGGFLVGYGLALLAGGFADSRTLVAIVAVVPVLLGLATFVVPPLLARASVRSAERAALAREEQRSEIAAHLHDSVLQTLAIIQNRAGAGSEIARIARAQERELRDWLFAGTDPFAGDLATELRTIARELELEHAVRIEVVTVGDVAEVESRALAAAAREALANAARHAGGDVTVYAEATPDAVEVFVRDRGAGFDPDAVPDGRLGIRESIVGRMARAGGTGIVMSGPDGTEVQLRMPRARLAGGTGRANGTGAANGNGGAA, translated from the coding sequence ATGACCGCACCCGCCGCCGAGCAGCCCCTCGAGGGCGCGCGGGGCGTGCGCCGGGTGCGCCCCGTGCGCCCCGCGCTCGTGCGGCCGCGCGAGGTCTGGCTCGCGGGAGCGAGCGTCGCGCTCGCCCGTCACCTCGCGTGGCCCGCCGCGCTCGTGCGCACGATCTTCGCCGCCGCGGCCGTCATCGGCGTGCTCTGGGCGGGCCTCGCGATCTTCCTGCGCGGCGAGTTCGGCATCCTCCCCTTCGCCGCGGCATCCCCTCTCCTCTACGCGTGGTTCTGGGCGCTCGTGCCCCGCGAGACCGCGACCCCGGATGCGCCCCTCCGCCGCGAGGTGCCGGTCGCCGTCGCGCTGCTGGTCGCCGCGGGCGTGCTCGCACTGCTCGTGCCCGTCAGCTGGCTCGTCACCTGGACGCCCCTGCCCGTCGGCGTCGTCGAGGCCACGGCGGCCGCCGTCGCGGCGATCGTGTGGACCCTCGTGGTCGACGCGCGCGACGAGCGGCGGGCGGCATCCGCGCCCCGCGTGCGCGCCGTCGCGGGTGGGTTCCTCGTGGGGTACGGTCTCGCGCTGCTCGCCGGGGGTTTCGCCGACTCGCGCACCCTCGTGGCGATCGTCGCCGTCGTGCCGGTGCTGCTCGGCCTCGCGACGTTCGTCGTGCCGCCCTTGCTCGCCCGCGCATCCGTGCGGTCGGCCGAGCGCGCGGCCCTCGCCCGCGAGGAGCAGCGGTCGGAGATCGCGGCGCACCTGCACGATTCGGTGCTGCAGACGCTCGCGATCATCCAGAACCGCGCGGGTGCCGGATCCGAGATCGCGCGCATCGCGCGCGCCCAGGAGCGGGAGCTTCGCGACTGGCTCTTCGCGGGCACCGACCCGTTCGCGGGCGACCTCGCGACCGAGCTGCGCACGATCGCTCGCGAGCTCGAACTCGAGCACGCCGTGCGCATCGAGGTCGTCACCGTCGGCGATGTGGCCGAGGTCGAGTCGCGCGCGCTCGCGGCGGCCGCGCGCGAGGCCCTCGCGAACGCGGCGCGGCACGCGGGCGGCGACGTCACCGTCTACGCCGAGGCGACCCCGGATGCGGTGGAGGTCTTCGTGCGCGACCGCGGCGCCGGCTTCGACCCGGATGCCGTGCCCGACGGGCGCCTCGGCATCCGCGAGTCGATCGTGGGGCGCATGGCGCGCGCGGGCGGCACGGGCATCGTCATGAGCGGGCCCGACGGCACCGAGGTGCAGCTGCGGATGCCGCGCGCCCGGCTTGCGGGCGGCACCGGCCGCGCGAACGGCACCGGCGCCGCGAACGGCAACGGGGGAGCGGCATGA
- the secE gene encoding preprotein translocase subunit SecE, with protein MARKVIDEPSEDVVANAKRERAERRNPFARIALFIRQVIAELRKVVTPTRRELLRFTGVVLVFVVIMMGLVWGLDQLFSWIVTWAFGDDTFSS; from the coding sequence GTGGCACGCAAGGTGATCGACGAGCCCAGCGAGGACGTCGTCGCGAACGCCAAGCGCGAGCGCGCCGAGCGACGCAATCCGTTCGCGCGGATCGCTCTCTTCATCCGCCAGGTCATCGCCGAGCTCCGGAAGGTCGTCACCCCGACCCGCCGCGAGCTGCTGCGATTCACGGGCGTCGTGCTCGTGTTCGTGGTCATCATGATGGGCCTCGTCTGGGGCCTCGACCAGCTCTTCAGCTGGATCGTGACCTGGGCGTTCGGCGACGACACGTTCAGCAGCTGA
- a CDS encoding response regulator transcription factor: MTRVIIVDDHSIFRTGLRTDLGDAVEVVGEAGDVDAAVRVIDELRPDVVLLDVHLPGGAGGGGAEVVRRSAAVLSSVRFLALSVSDSAEDVVGVIRAGARGYITKATSGADVAAAVATVAAGDAVFSPRLAGFVLDAFGTAAGAPAVAATDDELDRLSAREQEVMRLIARGYAYKEVASHLFISIKTVETHVSSVLRKLQLSSRHELTAWALERRLL, translated from the coding sequence ATGACCCGCGTCATCATCGTCGACGACCACTCGATCTTCCGCACGGGCCTGCGCACCGATCTCGGCGACGCCGTCGAGGTGGTCGGGGAGGCGGGCGACGTCGACGCCGCCGTGCGCGTCATCGACGAGCTGCGCCCCGACGTCGTGCTGCTCGACGTGCACCTGCCGGGCGGCGCGGGCGGCGGCGGCGCGGAGGTCGTGCGGCGCTCGGCCGCCGTGCTGTCGAGTGTGCGCTTCCTCGCCCTCTCGGTCTCCGACTCCGCCGAGGACGTCGTGGGCGTCATCCGCGCGGGCGCACGCGGCTACATCACGAAGGCAACAAGCGGGGCGGACGTGGCTGCCGCCGTCGCGACGGTCGCCGCGGGCGATGCGGTGTTCTCGCCGCGCCTCGCCGGCTTCGTGCTCGACGCCTTCGGCACGGCAGCCGGCGCACCGGCGGTCGCCGCGACCGACGACGAGCTCGACCGCCTCTCGGCCCGCGAGCAGGAGGTGATGCGCCTCATCGCGCGCGGCTACGCCTACAAGGAGGTGGCATCCCACCTCTTCATCTCGATCAAGACCGTCGAGACGCACGTGTCGTCGGTGCTGCGAAAGCTGCAGCTCTCCTCGCGCCACGAGCTCACCGCCTGGGCACTCGAGCGCCGCCTGCTCTGA
- a CDS encoding LysR family transcriptional regulator ArgP encodes MNLDRDLLATLRAVVDAGTFDAAARALNVTPSAVSQRIKSLETQLGRVLVERTKPVRATESGEILVRLARDIALLETDAASALRLDGAGEGFTTVPLAVNADSLTSWFLPAIAEACTANRIVVDLHREDQDRTAALLASGRVMAAVTSQAEPVPGCSVTPLGVLVYHPAASRDFAARWFPGGADAASLALAPVVDFDHDDELQTRFLRRASRRRLDPPRHYVSGSADFLRAIELGLGWGMLLESQLADAAPGTFVELAPGGPGVRVPLYWQQWNLRSAALDAVAASVIAAARASLRPR; translated from the coding sequence ATGAATCTCGACCGGGATCTGCTCGCCACGCTCCGCGCCGTCGTCGACGCGGGCACCTTCGACGCGGCCGCACGCGCCCTCAACGTCACGCCGTCCGCCGTGAGCCAGCGCATCAAGTCGCTCGAGACGCAGCTCGGCCGCGTGCTCGTCGAGCGCACGAAGCCCGTGCGGGCCACCGAGTCGGGCGAGATCCTCGTGCGGCTCGCGCGCGACATCGCCCTCCTCGAGACGGATGCCGCATCCGCGCTCCGCCTCGACGGCGCGGGGGAGGGGTTCACGACCGTGCCCCTCGCCGTCAACGCCGACTCGCTCACGAGCTGGTTCCTGCCGGCGATCGCCGAGGCGTGCACCGCGAACCGCATCGTCGTCGACCTGCACCGCGAGGACCAGGACCGCACCGCCGCCCTGCTCGCCTCGGGCCGCGTCATGGCGGCCGTCACGTCGCAGGCCGAGCCCGTGCCGGGCTGCAGCGTCACGCCGCTCGGGGTGCTCGTGTATCACCCGGCCGCGAGCCGGGACTTCGCCGCACGCTGGTTCCCCGGCGGCGCCGACGCGGCATCCCTCGCCCTCGCGCCCGTCGTCGACTTCGACCACGACGACGAGCTGCAGACGCGGTTCCTGCGCCGCGCCTCCCGACGCAGGCTCGACCCGCCGCGGCACTACGTGTCGGGCTCGGCCGACTTCCTGCGGGCGATCGAGCTCGGCCTCGGCTGGGGCATGCTGCTCGAATCGCAGCTCGCGGATGCCGCCCCCGGCACCTTCGTCGAGCTCGCCCCCGGCGGCCCCGGCGTGCGCGTGCCGCTCTACTGGCAGCAGTGGAACCTGCGCTCGGCGGCCCTCGACGCGGTCGCGGCATCCGTCATCGCCGCCGCGCGCGCATCCCTCCGCCCCCGCTGA
- a CDS encoding type II toxin-antitoxin system RelE/ParE family toxin, producing MTDESHRVEFAGTAKRDLRGVPPRIVPAIIEFVYGDLARTPRRVGKPLQRELEGLWGARRGPYRIIYEIVDEKLVVLVIHVDHRADVYRPR from the coding sequence GTGACGGACGAGAGCCACCGGGTCGAGTTCGCGGGCACCGCGAAGCGCGACCTGCGCGGGGTGCCGCCGCGCATCGTCCCGGCGATCATCGAGTTCGTCTACGGCGATCTGGCGCGAACGCCCCGACGCGTGGGCAAACCCCTCCAGCGAGAACTCGAGGGGCTCTGGGGTGCGCGCCGCGGCCCCTACCGGATCATCTACGAGATCGTCGACGAGAAGCTCGTCGTCCTGGTGATCCACGTCGACCATCGGGCAGACGTCTACCGGCCCCGCTGA
- the nusG gene encoding transcription termination/antitermination protein NusG gives MTSEERDIDLATAAEQSSEEDEAQEGNVLASEEAASESAEHRAIHIVDEDSDVEAGLESALDALEAASDPEADAIVDDALDIDSPEEADAAAAAAEDEEEDDEDEEAEVDPYEEFRAELRAKLGKWYVIHSYAGFEKRVKQNIESRRQSMAMEDYIYEVQVPMEDVVEIKNGQRKLVNRVRIPGYVLVRMDLNEDSWSVVRHTPGVTGFVGNSHNPTPLRFEEAFNMLKSLVQVVEAPVKGAAAAKGGKAAPRVIPAEVDFEVGETITIKEGSFAGLPGTISEIKPESGKLTVLVSLFERETPVELSFDQVTKL, from the coding sequence GTGACTTCAGAAGAGCGCGACATCGACCTCGCGACCGCAGCCGAGCAGTCCTCCGAGGAGGACGAGGCCCAGGAGGGCAACGTCCTCGCATCCGAGGAGGCCGCCAGCGAGTCCGCCGAGCACCGCGCGATCCACATCGTCGACGAGGACTCGGATGTCGAGGCCGGTCTCGAGAGCGCGCTCGACGCGCTCGAGGCGGCATCCGACCCCGAGGCCGACGCGATCGTCGACGACGCCCTCGACATCGACTCGCCCGAGGAGGCGGACGCCGCTGCGGCCGCGGCCGAGGACGAGGAGGAGGACGACGAGGACGAAGAGGCCGAGGTCGACCCCTACGAGGAGTTCCGCGCCGAGCTGCGCGCGAAGCTCGGCAAGTGGTACGTCATCCACTCGTACGCCGGCTTCGAGAAGCGCGTGAAGCAGAACATCGAGTCCCGCCGCCAGTCGATGGCGATGGAGGACTACATCTACGAGGTCCAGGTCCCGATGGAGGACGTGGTCGAGATCAAGAACGGCCAGCGCAAGCTCGTCAACCGCGTGCGCATCCCGGGCTACGTGCTCGTGCGCATGGACCTCAACGAGGACTCGTGGTCGGTCGTGCGTCACACGCCGGGCGTCACGGGCTTCGTCGGCAACTCGCACAACCCGACGCCCCTCCGCTTCGAGGAGGCCTTCAACATGCTGAAGAGCCTCGTGCAGGTCGTGGAGGCCCCGGTCAAGGGCGCCGCCGCTGCGAAGGGAGGCAAGGCCGCGCCGCGCGTCATCCCGGCCGAGGTCGACTTCGAGGTCGGCGAGACGATCACCATCAAGGAGGGTTCGTTCGCGGGCCTTCCCGGCACGATCTCCGAGATCAAGCCCGAGAGCGGCAAGCTCACCGTGCTCGTCTCGCTCTTCGAGCGCGAGACCCCCGTCGAGCTGTCGTTCGACCAGGTCACGAAGCTGTAA
- a CDS encoding type II toxin-antitoxin system Phd/YefM family antitoxin: MQTLPISKVKDKLNDFVDSVAMTHDQVTITKNGSPAAVLIGIDEWESLQETLFWLSRPGVLDDVAEARRELAEGRTSSEDEIRAEFGVPRRQTR, from the coding sequence ATGCAGACCCTGCCCATCTCCAAGGTGAAGGACAAGCTCAACGACTTCGTCGACTCCGTGGCGATGACCCACGACCAGGTGACGATCACCAAGAACGGATCACCGGCAGCGGTGCTCATCGGCATCGACGAGTGGGAGTCCCTTCAGGAGACGCTGTTCTGGCTCTCTCGGCCGGGTGTGCTCGACGACGTCGCCGAGGCGCGGCGTGAGCTCGCAGAGGGGCGGACCTCCAGCGAGGATGAGATCCGCGCCGAGTTCGGCGTGCCCCGTCGGCAGACGCGGTGA
- a CDS encoding LysE/ArgO family amino acid transporter produces the protein MTTSAALAAAFAGFALGLSLIVAIGAQNAFVLRQGIRKQHVLAIVALCALSDIVLMLLSIAGTGAVLAAVPWIMTAVRIGGAVFLVFYGVHAARRALWPKGEVLTVDAAPDAAARRRSLAAAVTTCLAVTWLNPHVYLDMAIVGTLANGHGDARWLFGAGMGAASVLWFTTLGFGARALAPVFARPVAWRVLDGAIALVMLTLAFFVALPLVTG, from the coding sequence GTGACCACATCCGCTGCCCTCGCCGCCGCCTTCGCGGGGTTCGCCCTCGGCCTCTCGCTCATCGTGGCGATCGGGGCCCAGAACGCGTTCGTGCTGCGTCAGGGCATCCGCAAGCAGCACGTGCTCGCGATCGTCGCACTGTGCGCGCTCTCCGACATCGTGCTCATGCTGCTGAGCATCGCCGGCACGGGCGCCGTGCTCGCCGCGGTGCCGTGGATCATGACGGCCGTGCGCATCGGCGGCGCCGTCTTCCTCGTCTTCTACGGCGTGCACGCGGCCCGCCGCGCGCTGTGGCCGAAGGGCGAGGTGCTCACGGTCGACGCGGCCCCGGATGCGGCGGCCCGGCGCCGCTCCCTCGCCGCCGCCGTCACGACGTGCCTCGCCGTCACGTGGCTCAACCCGCACGTGTACCTCGACATGGCGATCGTCGGCACCCTCGCGAACGGCCACGGCGACGCCCGCTGGCTCTTCGGGGCGGGCATGGGCGCGGCATCCGTGCTGTGGTTCACGACGCTCGGCTTCGGGGCGCGCGCGCTCGCACCCGTCTTCGCGCGGCCCGTCGCGTGGCGCGTGCTCGACGGAGCGATCGCGCTCGTCATGCTCACGCTCGCGTTCTTCGTCGCGCTCCCCCTCGTCACGGGCTGA